From the genome of Impatiens glandulifera chromosome 9, dImpGla2.1, whole genome shotgun sequence, one region includes:
- the LOC124915966 gene encoding uncharacterized protein LOC124915966 encodes MEDNEKVEDEKQEDVEKVEDAQKVETDEKVEDERKDNDEKVDDDEKVEDAKVEDVKIEVEAKLEDGVARVDDVEVDLKLKDLKVKVKDEKTVGDVKANDDNDDNDDFQLYNTPPKGNYGRRVRKPKKDDSYTNPSLSKMPKTKDPMKVNHLQKFDDELLHKVKAWLDDPKTDNSTTDLHTVQAKKEVLVRVVTRLTWIEDEEIDAFCHLLRKRISCYPKTYKNTLAAIGDCVLSDRIRRLHRDFIKDPAKFPVDEFKDYYMGAPHRYMPEWSTIDDVYMPVNINQKHWILCVARLQKYRIDVYDCDAYLYKNLDPYLKPFCDMIPCIFAKTITPGERVRYPNFNFEGPLQPMTYKRFPHPKVKTAAPKVGEVPRATESGDCGVFTLMYMEHLTANQPVHNVTSENMGFFRQKMAVRLFHQIMEP; translated from the exons ATGGAGGacaatgagaaggtggaggatgaaaaACAAGAGGACgttgagaaggtggaggacgcACAGAAGGTGGAGACcgatgagaag gtggaggatgaaagAAAAGACAACGATGAGAAGgtagatgatgatgagaaggtggaggatgcgAAGGTGGAGGACGTAAAGATAGAGGTTGAGGCTAAATTGGAGGACGGTGTGGCTAGGGTGGATGATGTGGAGGTTGATCTGAAACTGAAGGATTtgaaagtgaaggtgaaggatgagaAGACTGTGGGGGATGTGAAGGCaaatgatgacaatgatgacAATGACGATTTCCAGTTATACAATACTCCTCCTAAAGGAAATTATGGGAGGAGAGTGAGGAAGCCGAAAAAAGATGACTCGTACACCAACCCTTCCTTGTCAAAAATGCCCAAGACAAAGGATCCTATGAAAGTGAAtcaccttcaaaaatttgatgatgagctacTTCATAAAGTAAAGGCGTGGTTGGATGATCCAAAAACCGATAATTCGACAACGGATTTACATACggttcaagcaaagaaggaagTGTTGGTTAGAGTTGTAACAAGGCTTACATGGATTGAAGACGAG GAAATCGATGCATTCTGCCATCTTCTGCGGAAAAGGATTTCCTGCTATcccaaaacatataaaaatacacTTGCGGCAATTGGGGATTGCGTATTGTCGGATAGAATCAGGCGACTGCACAGGGATTTTATTAAGGATCCTGCCAAATTTCCAGTCGACGAATTCAAAGACTATTATATGGGCGCACCACATAGATATATGCCAGAGTGGTCTACAATTGACGACGTCTACATGCCAGTGAACATTAACCAGAAACACTGGATTTTATGTGTAGCACGTCTTCAAAAGTACCGCATTGACGTGTACGACTGTGACGCCTATCTTTATAAGAATCTGGATCCTTATTTGAAACCCTTCTGCGACATGATTCCATGTATATTCGCCAAAACAATCACTCCCGGTGAGAGGGTAAGGTATCCTAATTTCAACTTCGAAGGCCCCCTCCAACCAATGACATACAAACGGTTTCCACACCCCAAAGTGAAAACCGCTGCTCCTAAGGTTGGAGAAGTCCCGCGGGCAACAGAGAGCGGGGACTGTGGGGTCTTCACGCTAATGTACATGGAACACTTGACCGCTAATCAACCCGTGCATAATGTGACCTCAGAAAATATGGGATTTTTTAGGCAGAAGATGGCGGTCCGGTTATTCCATCAGATTATGGaaccttaa
- the LOC124915193 gene encoding pentatricopeptide repeat-containing protein At1g09410, mitochondrial-like, protein MDPCNISTRNLKKIWLITKIVSCSSYKNIHQSGGAWNPKFSTISTPLLNQSINVCIQRGNLKDAREFFDQYPLSRNVVSWNSMISGYFKHGQIKPAQQLFDEMPMRDIVSYNAILSGMHMSKDPHQVYLYFLNMARAGHKPNEFTFSIVITSLLRTSFNPLLLTQLHGLALRCSLNSSVFVGSALIRAYCDIDNLKCLRKVFDDIAEKDVSSWNAILLSYMDMGLTSEAERAFDVMPETNIISWTTLINGYINNKNLNRARYIFQKASEKNVVMWTSMINGYTQNSMFVEALELFVSMLNLQTRPNCFTFSTVLNACSGSSAFLTGKQVHSLVLKYGFDSDVVSSTALLNMYGNCGDIEAATTVFECITQKNLTTWNSIIGCYSRHGEGVMALETFYRLTRTTRFKPDRITFVNVLSACGRAGLVEEGEWLFDCMRNHYYGVEVEMEHYACMVDLYGRAGFLNKAVKLMEGMTMEPDVVVWGALLAGCCWHSCSELGEFAARGLYKLKEDHPAIYSSLSKIHGDNCEWITVADIKSLVKRKQIEKQKAGSWIDS, encoded by the exons ATGGATCCCTGTAACATTTCCACAAGAAACTTAAAGAAGATTTGGTTAATAACGAAGATAGTCTCCTGTTCTTCATACAAAAACATACACCAGAGTGGAGGAGCTTGGAATCCCAAATTCTCTACTATTTCAACTCCTCTTCTCAACCAATCCATTAATGTCTGTATCCAAAGAGGTAACTTGAAGGATGCCCGGGAATTCTTTGATCAATATCCATTATCCCGTAATGTCGTCTCATGGAATTCAATGATCTCTGGATATTTTAAACATGGCCAAATAAAACCTGCACAACAACTGTTCGATGAAATGCCTATGAGAGACATCGTCTCCTATAATGCCATCTTATCAGGCATGCACATGTCAAAAGACCCACATCAAGTCTACCTTTATTTCTTAAACATGGCAAGAGCTGGTCATAAGCCGAATGAGTTCACATTTTCTATCGTGATTACTTCTCTTTTGCGCACTTCATTCAATCCATTGCTCCTCACCCAGCTTCACGGTCTTGCACTTCGTTGTTCACTAAACTCCAGCGTTTTTGTGGGTTCAGCTTTGATTAGAGCCTATTGTGATATTGACAATCTCAAATGCTTACGGAAAGTATTTGATGATATTGCAGAAAAAGATGTCTCATCTTGGAACGCTATTTTGTTGAGCTATATGGATATGGGATTAACTAGTGAAGCCGAGAGAGCATTCGATGTGATGCCTGaaactaatattatttcatGGACAACCTTAATCAATGGGTATATAAACAACAAGAATCTCAATAGAGCTCGATATATTTTCCAAAAAGCTAGCGAGAAAAACGTTGTTATGTGGACATCAATGATAAATGGATACACTCAGAATTCCATGTTTGTAGAAGCTCTAGAGCTGTTCGTATCAATGTTGAATTTACAAACTCGTCCAAACTGTTTCACCTTTTCAACTGTACTGAACGCTTGTTCCGGCTCTTCTGCATTCCTCACGGGCAAGCAAGTTCATTCCCTCGTTTTGAAATATGGTTTTGATTCCGACGTGGTTTCCTCAACCGCACTTCTCAATATGTATGGAAATTGTGGGGACATTGAAGCTGCAACCACCGTTTTCGAGTGCATCACACAGAAGAACTTGACAACATGGAATTCAATTATTGg GTGCTACTCAAGGCATGGTGAAGGAGTGATGGCTTTGGAAACATTTTACAGGTTGACGAGGACTACTCGTTTCAAGCCTGATCGAATAACATTTGTAAACGTGTTATCGGCATGTGGACGTGCAGGGCTAGTTGAGGAAGGAGAATGGTTGTTTGATTGCATGAGAAATCATTATTATGGTGTTGAAGTAGAAATGGAGCATTATGCTTGCATGGTGGATTTATATGGGAGAGCTGGTTTTCTAAATAAGGCAGTGAAATTGATGGAAGGAATGACAATGGAGCCCGATGTGGTGGTGTGGGGTGCGTTACTTGCAGGGTGTTGTTGGCATTCTTGTTCGGAGCTTGGCGAGTTTGCAGCTCGAGGTCTTTACAAACTCAAGGAAGACCACCCAGCTATTTATTCATCTTTGTCAAAAATACATGGTGATAATTGTGAATGGATCACGGTTGCAGATATAAAGAGTTTGGTCAAAAGAAAGCAGATAGAAAAGCAAAAGGCTGGTAGTTGGATTGATTCTTGA
- the LOC124913828 gene encoding uncharacterized protein LOC124913828, whose amino-acid sequence MVAKEGMLLKMIAKKNYNPVITDLRYEKMEIDHSEEQCKKRRKLPDGIRHGMELLRNGLKVKGDGISMLEQNVEFHDKFLAHVSRLDDAIGQLAEYDICSCLNTLQFLHKKKEALNVIFQKRKSEGERKSGYGTQSDGFEYLQLLICNRLAYAAATNRRPRPTFFFISVFINCLLSCFLIDGSSPSFVLLTSYRKAKQGCVG is encoded by the exons ATGGTTGCAAAGGAGGGGATGTTGCTTAAAATGATAGCGAAAAAGAATTATAATCCTGTCATTACGGATTTAAGATATGAAAAGATGGAGATCGATCATAGCGAAGAACAGTGTAAAAAGAGGAGGAAGCTTCCTGATGGAATTAGGCATGGGATGGAGCTGTTGCGGAATGGGTTGAAAGTTAAAGGGGATGGTATCTCTATGTTGGAGCAAAATGTCGAATTTCATGACAAGTTCCTCGCTCATGTTTCTCGATTAGATGATGCAATTGGGCAGTTAGCAG AATATGATATATGCTCTTGCTTAAACACTCTCCAGTTTTTGCACAAGAAGAAAGAAGCCCTGAATGTG ATTTTCCAGAAGAGAAAATCCGAGGGAGAAAGAAAGAGTGGTTATGGTACTCAATCTGATGGTTTTGAATATCTGCAACTTTTGATCTGTAACCG ACTGGCGTATGCCGCGGCAACCAACAGGCGACCGCGACCGACCTTCTTCTTCATTAGCGTCTTCATCAACTGTTTGCTTTCTTGTTTCCTCATTGACGGGTCTTCTCCATCATTTGTTCTTCTTACATCTTATAG GAAGGCGAAACAAGGCTGCGTAGGTTAA